From the genome of Arvicola amphibius chromosome 9, mArvAmp1.2, whole genome shotgun sequence, one region includes:
- the Lrrc3 gene encoding leucine-rich repeat-containing protein 3 isoform X1 — protein sequence MPRLGSPAMDLRPLGSSVSEDTEFVLDDCLQRGGGHSPANPSREALPGSGGGKMGPRGRQSPSSPLAPSQGSCFFILFCLRLGASCPQACQCPDHAGAVAVHCSSRGLQEIPRDIPADTVLLKLDANRISRVPNGAFQNLPQLRELDLSHNAIEAIGPAAFSGLAGGLRLLDLSHNRIRRIPKDALGKLSAKIRLSHNPLHCECALQEALWELKLDPDSVDEIACHTSAQEQFVGKPLIQVLDSGASFCSTHRKTTDVAMLVTMFCWFTMVIAYVVYYVRHNQEDARRHLEYLKSLPSAPVSKDPLSPVP from the exons ATGCCCAGACTTGGGTCCCCAGCTATGG aCCTGAGACCATTAGGCTCTTCTGTAAGTGAGGACACAGAGTTTGTGTTGGATGACTGCCTGCAACGCGGAGGAGGACACTCACCGGCAAATCCCAGTAGAGAAGCACTACCTGGGTCAGGTGGAGGCAAGATGGGCCCCAGGGGCAGGCAGAGCCCCTCATCCCCACTGGCCCCCTCGCAGGGGTCTTGTTTCTTCATCCTCTTCTGCTTGCGCTTAGGTGCCTCCTGCCCACAGGCCTGCCAGTGCCCTGACCATGCTGGGGCTGTGGCTGTCCACTGCAGTTCAAGAGGCCTGCAGGAGATCCCTAGGGACATCCCAGCGGATACCGTGCTCCTGAAGCTAGACGCCAACAGAATCTCCCGAGTCCCCAACGGAGCCTTCCAGAACCTGCCCCAGCTGAGGGAGCTGGACCTGTCCCATAATGCCATCGAGGCCATAGGGCCTGCAGCCTTCTCAGGTCTGGCTGGAGGCCTGCGGCTTCTGGATCTATCCCACAATCGCATCCGAAGAATTCCAAAGGACGCACTGGGCAAGTTGAGTGCCAAGATCCGCCTGTCCCACAATCCACTGCACTGTGAGTGTGCCCTGCAGGAGGCCCTGTGGGAGCTGAAACTGGACCCTGACTCTGTGGATGAAATTGCCTGCCACACCTCGGCCCAGGAGCAGTTCGTGGGGAAGCCACTGATCCAGGTCTTGGACTCAGGCGCCAGCTTTTGCAGTACCCACCGGAAGACCACCGATGTGGCAATGCTGGTCACCATGTTCTGCTGGTTCACCATGGTGATCGCCTATGTGGTGTACTACGTGCGCCACAACCAGGAGGATGCCA
- the Lrrc3 gene encoding leucine-rich repeat-containing protein 3 isoform X2 encodes MGPRGRQSPSSPLAPSQGSCFFILFCLRLGASCPQACQCPDHAGAVAVHCSSRGLQEIPRDIPADTVLLKLDANRISRVPNGAFQNLPQLRELDLSHNAIEAIGPAAFSGLAGGLRLLDLSHNRIRRIPKDALGKLSAKIRLSHNPLHCECALQEALWELKLDPDSVDEIACHTSAQEQFVGKPLIQVLDSGASFCSTHRKTTDVAMLVTMFCWFTMVIAYVVYYVRHNQEDARRHLEYLKSLPSAPVSKDPLSPVP; translated from the coding sequence ATGGGCCCCAGGGGCAGGCAGAGCCCCTCATCCCCACTGGCCCCCTCGCAGGGGTCTTGTTTCTTCATCCTCTTCTGCTTGCGCTTAGGTGCCTCCTGCCCACAGGCCTGCCAGTGCCCTGACCATGCTGGGGCTGTGGCTGTCCACTGCAGTTCAAGAGGCCTGCAGGAGATCCCTAGGGACATCCCAGCGGATACCGTGCTCCTGAAGCTAGACGCCAACAGAATCTCCCGAGTCCCCAACGGAGCCTTCCAGAACCTGCCCCAGCTGAGGGAGCTGGACCTGTCCCATAATGCCATCGAGGCCATAGGGCCTGCAGCCTTCTCAGGTCTGGCTGGAGGCCTGCGGCTTCTGGATCTATCCCACAATCGCATCCGAAGAATTCCAAAGGACGCACTGGGCAAGTTGAGTGCCAAGATCCGCCTGTCCCACAATCCACTGCACTGTGAGTGTGCCCTGCAGGAGGCCCTGTGGGAGCTGAAACTGGACCCTGACTCTGTGGATGAAATTGCCTGCCACACCTCGGCCCAGGAGCAGTTCGTGGGGAAGCCACTGATCCAGGTCTTGGACTCAGGCGCCAGCTTTTGCAGTACCCACCGGAAGACCACCGATGTGGCAATGCTGGTCACCATGTTCTGCTGGTTCACCATGGTGATCGCCTATGTGGTGTACTACGTGCGCCACAACCAGGAGGATGCCA